Within the Salinimonas marina genome, the region GAAACCTCCATGGATGTAGCCTTACAGATTGCCAACACGTTAGAGTTGCCTTATCGTCAGGGATTTGTGAAAAACCGTTATATCGGTCGTACATTTATAATGCCGGGCCAGACCATGCGTAAGCAGTCGGTTCGTCGTAAGCTCAATGCCATTTCTTCTGAATTCAAAGGCAAAAGTGTGTTGTTGGTGGATGATTCTATTGTCCGTGGCACTACCTCTGGCCAGATTATTGAGATGGCCCGGGAATCTGGTGCTAAGAAAGTGTATTTTGCCTCAGCTGCCCCGGAAATTCGTTTTCCGAATGTGTATGGCATCGACATGCCATCTGCCAATGAGCTGATTGCCTACGGTCGTGAAATTGAGCAAATTGCCGATTTGATCCAGGCTGATGGACTTATCTTCCAGGATATTTCAGATTTGGTGGCCGCGGTACGCGAAGAGAATCCTGACATTCAGCGGTTTGAAACCTCTGTGTTTGACGGCAATTATATCACCGCCGATATTGACCAGGCGTATCTTGAACGGATTGATTTAGCTCGGGGCGAGTCTAGCCGGGCGCCGGTATTGCAGGCAGAGCTATCCAATCTGGATATGCACAATATGGACTCAGACTGACAAAAGCTGAGTGGAATAAAAAAACGCAGCCCCCGGGCTGCGTTTTTTGTAATTGCTGATTATTGCTGATCAATCATTGCAGGTTAATGCAAAAACTCAGGGCCGAGACCGGAACCCCAAGCGATAACCGTGGCAGCCATGAGGATACTCAACAACACCAAACCGCAGGTGACCACTGAACTTGCGTAGATAAAACCTTTTTCTTCAGGAATATGCATAATAATAGGCACACCTGAATAGAGCAGGTACACCGAATAAGATAGCGCGATGAGCCCCACACTCATTACAAACCAAAGCTCAGGATACAGGCCGGCGAAGCCGACCATAAACAATGGCGTCGCGGTATAGGCAGCCAGCTCCAGCGACTGGGTATAGGTAGGCGTTGCGTCAAAAATATTGGCAAGCTCGTGAATCATTACAGCCAGGCAAAGGGCCCCAATAACTAACCCAAAGTACATTCCTGTGGCCAAAAAGACCGCACTTTGCGGCGTAAGCCGTATTAGCTCTCCGGCCCCGAAACTCCAGCCCAACTGCGTCCCTGAATAATAGGTTACCAGCGAGGGGATCAACGCAATAAACAATATGTGACTGAGTGCATAAGCGTAATTTTCGTGTTTCTTGTCGATGCATTCCCACTCTTCGCGCGGGTGGGTGTAAATACCCAGCAGATGGTTCAGAATCATAATATTCCTCAGGTTATTTACATTCTGTTTACATGTTTACTATCCGGTATGAAAGAAAAGGAGTCAATGGAAAAGTTTAAAAAATGCACAAAGGTAAAGGTGGCGGTAGGCGAGTTGCGGTAAACGCGGGTAGTGGGGCTGGGATAATTGACGCCTGATATATAACCGGTGACATCTATAGATGGTTTGGTCCCACAGCCTTTCGTGCAGGTAAAATGATTGAATTGCTACATTGTCATTAGCTTCTGAAGCTTCTGGACAGTCACAATTCATGTAGTTTCTGGACAGTCACAATTCAGCCCCCTCACATTAGTTTCTGGACAGTCACAATTCATGTAGCTTCTGGACAGTCACAGGCCTAGTTTTTGGACAGTCACAATTCAGCCCCCTGAATTCAGGCCTGGACAGCCACAGCCTTGGGCCACAACAACCTTATTGAATATGTGAGCCACTGCGCAGAGCCTAGCCTGGCTAGTCGTAGCTTCTGGACAGTCACCGTCTTGGACCGGCCACAACCTTATTAGCCCCTGGACAGTCACAACCCAGGCTCTTGTCAGGCAATTCCCAGCCCGTGGACAGGTACAGTTAGCTTCTGGACAGACACAGCTCTGGCTCTCTTGTCAGGCAATACTCAACCCCTGGACAGACACAGCCTTGAACTAGTCGCCACCTGGTTATATCTGTGCGACAGTGCGCTGAACGAAGCCTGACAGGAACCTCAGTAATGAAACACATTTTGATAATGAGAAGCAGCTTCTGCAGAGCCCCTTGGACAGTCACAACCCCGGCTTTGGACCGGCCGCCACCTGGTCGTGACTGTGCGCCATCAATGAAACATATTTCGCTAATGAAAAGCAGCACCTGAGCAGCCCCTGGACAATCATAACCTTGGACTGGCCAACACCTGATTGTAACCGTGTGCCAGCGCGCAGATCGTAGCCTGGCTATTAGTCGCTTCTGAACAGTCACATTAGTTTCTGGACAGACACAATTCAGCCCTGGACAGACACATCCTTGAACTAGTCGCCACCTGGTTATATCTGTGCGACAGTGCGCAGAACCTAGCCTGGCAGGGACCTCAGTAATGAACACATTTTGATAATGAGAAGCAGCTTCTGGACAGTCACAGTCTTGGACCGACCGCCACCCGGGTGTAACTGTGCAACAGTGCGCAAAACCTAGCCTGGCAGGAACCTCAGTAATAAAACACAAGTCGATAAAACACGGCTTTTTTGCCCGGTGCGTGGTGATAGATCGCTGGTATCTTCACGCCATAGAAATATATAGTAACGAGCTGTACAGCCATGAGCGATAAAGTGATTGATTGGGAGGTCTGTGTTGCTTTCGCTGGCTAGCGCCGGCGCCCCAAAGTTTAGTCTGCCGCTTTTAGTCGCATTATAATACCAATACCTGCGCAGGTTATGCCTGCTTCGTGGTAGTCAGGCAGTATTTCTGAGGTAGCTTCACTGCGGATAGGGTATGCTACATCGGTTTATTGCCACACTTTGACAAAGAATGTGCAGCAGCGGGCCTTCATGGCCGGTTATTGACAATTTTTTTCGATGGGCGCTCAGGCAGAAGATGGGGCAGGCCGACAAATGCGAATTTACGTAAGAGCTTCAAGACTTTACTATTATTTTAGAAAAAACAACGTAGTTTAACAGCCATAGCCATGACCGGTATCAGTGCCCTGTACCGGCACCGAATCCATTTTTTCTCTGGTTGTTTAAACGATATACAGGATGCGCACAATGAATGAACAACTCCCTATTACATTGAAAAATACTGCTCAGTCGACCTGGTCTGCACAAAGCCCCAAAGCGCCCCAGCCTGACGCAGAGATTCACTATCTGCGGGTATCACCCCAGTGGGAACTGAGACTGGCCGCCACCATAGAAAATGATCTGCTGCCGCTCAAGCCCTCAGAAATTCCCGCAGGCGGCGGAATTTTTCGCACACCGGTGGCAGTAGGTGTCATAGCGATTGCTCGTCATACCAACCGCGACGGGCAACCGACGATACAAAAGTCTGATGCTGCGCCGGTGGTCTTTGCGTTAGAAAGCAGCACCGATGATGTGTCGCTGCCGGCGATGCCCGAAGGACTGGAGTTGAATGGGTCTCAGCAACAGGCATTTACCGGGCAATTACGTGATCAAATTGCGCGCTGGCAGTTACAGGGATGGGGCCAGCTTGAGGATATCCACATAGATGCCACCGTACGGTATTGGCCTGATCAGGGATATGTCCGGTATCTGGTGCAGGCTACGCAGATGCCCCAGGCCAGCCTTGCAGCAACAATCGGGGTGTCTGAACGTACCTTGCAAAGCTGGCAGGACCCACGGGACCAGCGCAGTATTCCCTACGCGGCTCAGCATCTGCTGGAAGTCATCGCCAGAAAGGCGCTACAACAGCGCGATTGCTTTCACGCCTGAGTTCAAGAAATGACTCAGTTTAAAGCAAAGAGCTTGCTTGCGTCTGTAGCGATCACCGGCCTGTGAGGCGCATTGGCTGCCACGCTATTGCAGGTGTCGAGGTTTGCCCACTAACCAAAAAATGTTTTGCCCGGAGAACAGAGCAGCCATGGCTTCTGGGTTGGAATAGAGCGCAACCAGCATTCATTCCATATAAGTATCAGCGGTATCAGGAACGCTGCCGCCGGGATCCGCCTTACCGTATAAGCCGTGATACGTGCTAATCATTAAAATAGTGTGACCAGACGTTTACCTTAACCAGGCCGTGGCCCAAGTACCGCGGCCGTTAGCCGACTGGCTTCGCTAACCGGATACGCTTTTCCAAGCGCTTTACCAAGACATTAACCACAACAGACTGGCAAAAAGTGCCCATTAGCGCCCATCAATGCAACTTTTTGTCTTCAAACCTAGTCCGCACTCTGCAATTTACGGTACCATGGCGTCCTTAATTTATCTGTTTTGACCCCATGAACGTTAGTACTCTATTAAGTCCGATAAATCAGTTTTTACAGTGCCCCACGCCGCAAAGCTGGATTGATGAAGCCATCAAACCGGCGAATTTGCCGGTGTTGTTAGTCGATCATTGTAATTGTGAACTTAAAGCTGCCCAAACCGCTATGTTGCTTATTCGCCGATATGCGGTGGACAAGGCTAATGGGGAAGTACTTCTGGCCTGGTTAAAGCCTTATGAAGACTTTGTCTATCGGCAACAGGGTGACGGTAATTTTACCAACGCGCACTCAGGTCTGAAAAAAATGATTCAGTCTCATGGCCAGAATCCTTTTGCCGATGACCTGGTCAATAAAATGGTGTTACTGATTAAAGAAGAGTTACATCATTTTGTGCAGGTACTTGAGATTTTGCATTCACGGGGCATTGACTATCATAATGTCGGTGCGGGTCGCTACGCTAAAGGCATGATGCGACATGTTCGCACTTACGAGCCGCAAACCCTGGTGGACAAACTTATCTGTGGGGCGTACATCGAAGCCCGAAGCTGTGAGCGCTTTGCCATGCTTGCGCCGCATCTGGACGATGAGCTGGCACGATTTTATGTGTCCCTGCTGCGTAGCGAAGCCCGGCATTTTCAGGATTATCTGACCTTAGCGGAACAGGTAGCGGGCGAAGATATCAGTGAGCGTATCCGGCATTTTGGGGAGGTTGAAGCGCGACTGATTGCAACTTCCGACACGGACTTTAAATTTCATAGTGGTAAACCGGTCCAACACAGTGAGCAAGCCGAAACAGTTTTTTAAGATCACGTTATCTTAAGACTGAACCAGAACGGCCCGGGCCCACTAACAACAAAAATAAAGATAGCAAGGCCGTCCATAATCACACGAAGGTGATAAGTCTGAGCGCTTATGGCCTGGTCTGTGCTTGACCATACTACGTTAGACAAACCGAGCCAGGAGAAACCAAGCCCCATGCAGCATCAGGCCAAAGCACGCTTTATCACAGCGCCCCCACGCTTTAGCTTACTCGAAGGCTTGTTGGTATTCTGCACTGCCGGCCTTTATCTGCCAATCTGGTTCTATCTTGCGGTACGGGATATCCGGCGTATCACTGATGATGAACTATCGCCCTGGTCCTGGACCCTGGTGCCCTTAATTTTTGTAGTACAGCCCTATGCGCTGGTGCGTTTTACCGGGTATTTGCGACGGGCTGAAAAGCAGCTTCATCTGCGGCGCTGGCCGGTGCTGTTTGACTATTTATGGATGATGGTTTTTTTCGGGTGCAGTGTGGTGTTCGCCGCAGCCAGTATTTTTGAAGTCGAAACGCTGACCAAGATGATTGTTTCGGTGGTGTCTATCGTCAATTTTATGCTGATGCACCGGCGCCTGAATAAACTTCGCAAGCGGTGTCAGAATGAGGCGGTTGCAGAGCGATACAAAGGCTATAATTCGCTGGAGTGGATAGCGGTGGTTGTCTTTACCCCGCTTATCTTTGGCTTGTTTCTGTATACCTACATTAACTCAGAACTGCATGATAATCTGCGTTCAAAGCAGTTCTTCAAGCAGCAGCGGGCCATAGAAGAAGCCCGTGAAGAGACCAAAGACAACGCAAGTAACTAACGGCTGAAACGACGGGTTTGCAGTTCAAATTCGTCCGGACAGACTTTGAGTACCGAGCCTTGTTCGTACCAGTCTCCCAGTACAATTCGAATGGCACAGGCATCATTAACGGTCAGGCAGTGCACGTTAGGGCGGTGAGTATGGCCATGAATCATGCGTTGTACACCAAATTTATTCATGGTCCTGACGACTTCTGAGGGGGTAACATCCATAATTTCGGGACGTAAGCCCTGCTGGTTTTGCTGACTTTGTTTACGGCCTTTTGCTGCTACCTTGCGTCGATACCACAAGGGTAATGCCAGCATTATACGCGGCCACCACCAGCTTCGGGATTTTTTACGAAACTTCTGATACGCCACATCACGAGTACACAATTCATCGCCATGGGTAATGAGGGTAGGGGTGTGGTATAAATCAATAACGGTCTGTTCTGGCAACAGCTGCATGCCCGCTTTGGCTGCCCATTGCTCACGAATGGCAAAGTCACGGTTACCGTGAATAAAGTAAACCGGCACCTGCTGACTTAATTGCCTGAAGGCGTCCGCCACCGACGTATTAAAGGGCGTGACATTGTCATCCCCTATCCAAACCTCGAATAAGTCGCCCAGTACATAAAGCGCTTCTGCGTGAGGCGCTTCGTCAGCCAGAAAATCAAACAAACATTGTGTGATATCGGGACGATCGGCACTTAAATGAAGATCAGCAATAAAGTAGGTGAAGGGCATTAATTATCTACAACAGTAAGAAGAACGGGCGCATTGTACGCGCCCGCCACGGTTATCTCAAATTAGCTGACAGTCGCTGATTCGATGATTACAGGCTCTACTGGCACATCCTGGTGAAAACCATGGTTGCCGGTTTTAACCGCTTTAATTTTTTCTACTACGTCCATGCCTTCAGTCACTTTACCAAATGCACAGTAGCCCCAGCCATTTACCGACTCGCTGGTATGGTTCAAAAAGTCGTTGTTGCCCACATTAATAAAAAACTGTGCGGTTGCTGAATGAGGGTCCTGAGTACGTGCCATTGCCACCGTACCGATCTCGTTCGCGACACCATTGTTTGCTTCATTCTGGATCGGTGCCTTTGTTTCTTTTTGCTCCATATCAGCAGTGAAACCACCGCCTTGCACCATAAAGCCATTAATAACACGATGGAAAATGGTGTTGTCAAAGAAACCGTCTTCGACATAGCTGATGAAGTTTTCAACAGTTTTAGGGGCTTTATCTTCAAACAGTTCCAGTTTGATCTCACCAAAATTGGTTTTCAGGGTTACCATGCTTCTTTACCTTTGTTTAGGCCAGTTTTGAAAGCGTTAATCATAGCCTATTTACTGCCTGAGTTAAATTAGCCAAATCCAGTTGTCTGCCGCCATTTACCGCTGCCCAGGATGAACAAATACTGTGACTGGGCGCTCGACAGTGCTAAACTTTGCAGCCTTTAAATACCACAGGAATCCTTAATAATGCTACACCTTTACAATACCCGCACCCGTGAAAAAGCGCGCTTTGAACCGCTCGAACAAGGTAAAGTGGGCTTGTATGTGTGCGGCATTACCGTGTATGACTTAAGTCATATGGGCCATGCGCGAACGTACCTGTCGTTTGATGTGCTGGTGCGCTATTTGCGCCATCTCGGTTACCAGGTGAATTATGTGCGCAATATCACCGATGTTGATGACAAAATCATTGCCCGGGCTCAGGAAAATAACGAAAGTATGGATGCCCTGACCCAGCGCACTATCAAGATGATGCATGAAGACTTTGCGGCCATTAATCTGGTGCAGCCGGATATTGAACCGCGGGTTACCGAGCACATGGATGAGATTATCAGCATCATTACCACGCTGATTGATAAAGGCTACGCCTATCAGGCCAGCAGTGGTGATGTTTTGTTTGATGTGAGCAAGTACGACGAATACGGCAAACTCAGTAAGCAAAATCTGGAACAGCTTAACGCCGGGGCGCGGGTGGATGTGGCCGCCGGCAAGGACGATCCGCTAGATTTTGTATTGTGGAAATCCGCCAAGGCCGGCGAACCCTTCTGGTCTTCGCCCTGGGGTGATGGCCGTCCAGGCTGGCATATCGAATGTTCAGCGATGAATTACAAACATCTGGGTGCCCATTTTGATATCCATGGGGGCGGTTCGGATTTAACTTTTCCCCATCATGAAAATGAAGTGGCCCAGTCGTGCTGCGCTTACGACACCCCGTATGTGAACACCTGGATGCACACCGGGATGGTGCAGGTCGATAATGAGAAAATGTCTAAATCGCTAGGCAATTTCTTTACCTTGCGCGATGTATTACAACAGCATGATGCCGAAACCCTGCGGTTTTTTCTGATGTCTGCGCACTATCGCAGCCAGTTAAGCTATTCAAAAGACAATATCACCCAGGCCCGGGCGGCCCTGGAAAGGCTTTATACTGCCTTGCGAAAGGTAGAGGCCGATACCAGTGTTGATATTGCCCACGGCGGCTACCTGAGTCGTTTTGAAACCGCCATGAACGATGATCTGAATGTGCCTGAAGCATATTCAGTACTGTTTGATTTGGCGCGGGATTTAAATAAATGTGACGATACCGGCGAAGCCGCTCGTCTGGCCGGCGTGTTAAAACAGTTAGGTGGCATTTTAGGCTTGTTGCAGAATAATCCGCAGAGCTTCTTGCAGGGTGAAGATGACGACGCTGCCCAAATCGAAGCGCTGATAAAGCAGCGTAACGATGCCCGCGCAGGCAAGGACTGGGCTGCGGCGGATAAAGCCCGCGATGCGCTTACCGCCATGGGCGTGGTATTAGAAGACAGCGCCCAGGGTACTACCTGGCGTCGTCAGTAAGCGTTCTTCCCAGCCAGCGCCTCGTGCGCTGGCAATAATTCAGGTAACGCTGACCAAATTTCTGGCGCAGATAGGCTTCTTCAGGTTTTATCTGAAACAGCTGTAAGTAGGCCATAAACGAAGGCGCCACAATCAACGCCGCTACGCTTTCTGCTGCCAGGGCGAAACCCAGCACAATCAATCCAAATGCCAGATAAATGGGGTTACGACTAAACGCAAAAATGCCCCGGGTCAGTAGTGCCGTCGCTTTGTCGGGCTCCCTGGGATCCAGCGTGGTGCGATGCCGCCGAAACTGCAGCGTGGCAGCTACGATGACCAGCGCGCCAGCGCCAATCAGTAGCCGTCCGGCCAATTCCAGCCCCCACCAAAAGCCCGGTTCGGATAAACGCGACAGTAGCCATACCGCAAACAGCGCCCCTGCAAATACGATGGCGGGCGGTACTTTTAATTCTAACGAGTGTCTCATGGGCGTTTAGTGGCTTCCGTGACAGGTGATTGAGAGTCCGTATAAGGCGGAATGCCGCCCTCTGGGGTTAGTTGTGTTTTCCAGCGCTGGGTCGCTACGTGTTTTTTTACCAGCTCAAAACATTCATCAATAACCTGCATTACTTCCTGATCCAGATCATCATGATGATTGGTGTAACCTTTAATATGACTATCGATAAACTGATTTATCCGGCGTTCGTCCATATCCGCGAGCAGATGCACCACCGAAGAAGTGACGATATCGGTCACAGTTTGCTCCAGGGTACTTTCTATGGTTTTACCCACTACGGGTAAAAACTGCAGATTGGCCATTTGCGGATTGTTTTTCACCGCTTTCGCGACACTTTGCTGTACATGCTGACGAATCACCGAGTCCTTGTCCTGGCCTGCCAGGGTATTGCCCATATGCTGCATAACACCGGCCAGCCACCGTGCAATCACTGGCTGGCGCGGAGTCAGCACCTGTTGACTGATCTCATCTACCAGTGGCGCGCCCTGACGAATATCCTTTTGCATATCACCGAGCACTTTAATCACAATACGATCGCTGAGCTCTTCCATAAAGACATTATAGTAAAATGAGAAAAAGCGATACACACGGGTATGGTTTAGGCTGATAATCTGCTTTTTCTGAAGCCGGTGCAAAATGGAAAATATCCGTAAAAACCGGAACAGCCGGGTAGCGGGCAGTGGAATAAGACCGATAATATCGTACCAGTGTAAAAACGGGAAAAAATACCATCGGGGATGTTCTTTTTCTGCCACCGACACCGACCAGCGAAAACAGAACTCTATAAAAAAGATGGCAATGAACACCAAATCAATAAGCAAAAAGTTTTTGTGAATGGGCATGTAGGCGCTGTAAAAACCCGGTAGGTGTTCTAACAGCAAGCGCTGCATTGCCAGGGTAGCGTACAGCGCATCAAAGATAAGCCAGGAAAGATTCACCAGCAATAATGCCAGCATTAACAAATCGAGCATCAACCAGGGCGTTTCGTTACTTTGGCGAAGTTTGTCCCGGTTAATCCTCAACATATTTATTTATCCTATATTTTTTAGCCGGGTCACATCGACAAATAATTTCAGCTTCTGTCCCGGTTGCAGAAAGCGTTGCTTCTGGATCTCGTTCCACTTTTTAATGTCATTTACTTTAACATTGAACTTACTGGCAATACGGGATAATGAGTCGCCCCGTTTAACGGTGTAGGTCAATGTTTTAATGATGGCATCTTTATGTTGGGAACTGCTGACTTTGTTGGACCAGATCACCAGCTCTTTACCCGGCAACAATGGATCGTTGGGGCCATACCATTCCATTTGGCCAGTTCCCGGGTCGATACCTTATATTTACGGCTCAAATCCCAAAAAGTGTCGCCAGAGACCACAGTGTGTCTTAGTTTATGATCGGCCCGCTCTATATTTTGCAACGAGGCCAGGCGTTGATCCTGCGACAATGAATACGCATTTAATTCTTTTAATGCCACCGGCACCATAATGGCCTGACCAATACGAATCATATTGGTATCCAGATTGTTGACCTGCTTTATGATAGCGGCGGTGGTGTGGTATTTTTTTGCCAGTCGCAGCAGGCTGTCACCCGGACGTACTTTGTGCCGTACCCAATTCAGACGTTCCTGGCGATCGATACTGGCCAGTTCAGTGGTAAAAGCATCAGCCTTTTCAATCGGCAGAATCAAATGATGGGGACCTTCAGGATCGGTTGCCCAACGGTTGAAACCCGGATTAAGGGCCTGTAAATCATCTAATTCCATACCCGCCAGATCGGCAGCAAACGCCAAATCTACCTGAGAGCCGATGTCCACCACTTCTATTACCGGGACATTATCAATGGTCGGCCAGGCGAAATCATAGGTTTGCTTGTTACGTAAAATATCGGCCAGCGCCAGCAATTTGGGTACATACGCACGGGTTTCGCGAGGCAGGTCCAGCGCCCAGAAATCGGTAGGCTTACCCTTTTTTTTGTTTTTTCGGATGGCTCTGCGGACCCGGCCTTCGCCACTGTTATATGCAGCCAGGGCATGTAGCCAGTTGCCATCAAAATATTTATTCAGGTAGGTGAGATAATCAAGGGCGCCCTGAGTGGAGGCTTTGACATCACGCCGGCCGTCGTACCACCACGACTGGTGAATACCGAAACGCTTGGCGGTACCGGGGATAAACTGCCACATGCCGGCAGCACGGCCATGAGAGTAGGCAAACGGGTCAAAGGCACTTTCTACAATGGGTAACAGCGCCAGTTCCAGCGGCATATTATGCTGTTCGATTTGCTCGGTAATATAAAACAAAAAAGGGCGGGCGCGTTCCACGACCCGTGCCATATATTCAGGATGTTTAAGATACCAGTTACGCTGTACCGTTACCCGCCGGTCGTTGGGGATCTCAAAACGAAGCTGGTTACCGATACGATCCCATACATCGGTAATCTCAACCGGGGCGGGCTCCTCGGCTTCGGGCTCATCGGTTTTTAACTCAACATCCATATCTTCAATAGGATGAATAACATCGATAACACCGGCTTTAGCAACCTGGCAATCCTGTTGACCCTCTACCGGCACATTACCCACTTCACAACTATCGTCTGTGACCGGAGTACCGGCAGAAGCCGCTGGCACAGTCTGCTTCGATGCTGCCGCATCCGCCTGCTGCTCAGAGGTGGATGACTGACATCCGCTTAAAAAAACAGCCAGGGCAATGGAGGAAAAAGCAAACCACTGTCGACGCATAAAAACCGAACCTTCTATTAATACAAACTAAGCTTACAGGATGATCCTGAACGCCATATTGTAATGCGAAGCACGGTAAATTGCATTAAAACCCATCTTTCCATTGCCGAACAGCGGCAAATACGGCCACTTCATCGGTAAGTGACTCATCACTTTTTTTGGCCACAGCCTGCTGCACAGCGGACTTATTGGTGCGTAAAAACGGGTTTATGGCCAGCTGTTTTTCCAGCACCGTAGGCACCGTCGGCGTATCTTGCTGACGCAACCGCTCCACCTCCTGTTGGTAATCTGCCAGTTCGCTATTGGCAGGCTCCACGGCCATGGCAAATGTCAGGTTAGCGGCGGTGTATTCATGGGCGCAATACACCAGCGTATCAGCAGGCAGTTGGGTAAGTTTGTTCAGTGAGTGCAGCATTTGCGCCGGGGAGCCTTCAAACAGTCGACCACAGCCGCCATTGAATAATGTATCACCACAAAACAGCACCCCGTGGCCGTTAAAGGCAATATGATCCAGCGTATGGCCAGGGACTTCAGTCACCGCAAACGACAGTTGCAAATTCTCCAGCGTGAAGGTATCGGACTGACTGACCGAGCGGGTAATACCACGAATATGACCGCCCGGGGGCCTATCACAGGAATGTCCGGCGCCATGGAAACGAGTTTGGCGATACCACCAGTGTGGTCGTGGTGATGATGAGTAATCAAAATTCCGGTCAGCGTCAGACTTTGTTCTTTCAAAAAGTCGAGTACCGGATCGGCCTCGCCCGGATCAACAATAATCGCTTCATCCTGGTTGTGAATACACCAGATGTAGTTGTCAGTAAATGCCCGTATGGGGGAGATTTTGATGCCATCGGGCAGGGCGTCTTTCGCATGGGACATGGCGTACCTGCTTGTGAAATGGTTGAATTAGGATACTATAGAAACTTGATAAGCCCACTGCAACCAGATAGATCAGATGTGTCTACTATGAGATCGGCGCTGCGCAAAAAAGTACCACGCTATCCTACCGACTGGTCGGAGTTTACCGGCGGCGCTGCCATCAAACGGGCGGTCGCGACGGTCAGTGATGAATTAAGCCAGCGCATTTTTGGTTATCATCTGGTGAAGCTGGGTAACCTCAGCAGTCAGATTGAGCTGACCCGCTGTGCGGTAAACCATCAGTTTGGTCAGACCCCGGGGCTCAGTCCGTTTGGAAGCGTAGTGGCCGAGGCCTCAGAATTACCGTATGTGGAAAACAGCATTGATGGTTTTTTGCTGGCCAATGAGCTGGACTTTGCTCAGGACCCCCACCAGATTTTACGAGAAGTAGACCGCTGTATGACCCCTAGCGGGCACATAATTTTAAGCGGTT harbors:
- a CDS encoding Yip1 family protein encodes the protein MILNHLLGIYTHPREEWECIDKKHENYAYALSHILFIALIPSLVTYYSGTQLGWSFGAGELIRLTPQSAVFLATGMYFGLVIGALCLAVMIHELANIFDATPTYTQSLELAAYTATPLFMVGFAGLYPELWFVMSVGLIALSYSVYLLYSGVPIIMHIPEEKGFIYASSVVTCGLVLLSILMAATVIAWGSGLGPEFLH
- a CDS encoding helix-turn-helix domain-containing protein, translating into MNEQLPITLKNTAQSTWSAQSPKAPQPDAEIHYLRVSPQWELRLAATIENDLLPLKPSEIPAGGGIFRTPVAVGVIAIARHTNRDGQPTIQKSDAAPVVFALESSTDDVSLPAMPEGLELNGSQQQAFTGQLRDQIARWQLQGWGQLEDIHIDATVRYWPDQGYVRYLVQATQMPQASLAATIGVSERTLQSWQDPRDQRSIPYAAQHLLEVIARKALQQRDCFHA
- the miaE gene encoding tRNA isopentenyl-2-thiomethyl-A-37 hydroxylase MiaE — its product is MNVSTLLSPINQFLQCPTPQSWIDEAIKPANLPVLLVDHCNCELKAAQTAMLLIRRYAVDKANGEVLLAWLKPYEDFVYRQQGDGNFTNAHSGLKKMIQSHGQNPFADDLVNKMVLLIKEELHHFVQVLEILHSRGIDYHNVGAGRYAKGMMRHVRTYEPQTLVDKLICGAYIEARSCERFAMLAPHLDDELARFYVSLLRSEARHFQDYLTLAEQVAGEDISERIRHFGEVEARLIATSDTDFKFHSGKPVQHSEQAETVF
- the lpxH gene encoding UDP-2,3-diacylglucosamine diphosphatase, producing MPFTYFIADLHLSADRPDITQCLFDFLADEAPHAEALYVLGDLFEVWIGDDNVTPFNTSVADAFRQLSQQVPVYFIHGNRDFAIREQWAAKAGMQLLPEQTVIDLYHTPTLITHGDELCTRDVAYQKFRKKSRSWWWPRIMLALPLWYRRKVAAKGRKQSQQNQQGLRPEIMDVTPSEVVRTMNKFGVQRMIHGHTHRPNVHCLTVNDACAIRIVLGDWYEQGSVLKVCPDEFELQTRRFSR
- a CDS encoding peptidylprolyl isomerase; this encodes MVTLKTNFGEIKLELFEDKAPKTVENFISYVEDGFFDNTIFHRVINGFMVQGGGFTADMEQKETKAPIQNEANNGVANEIGTVAMARTQDPHSATAQFFINVGNNDFLNHTSESVNGWGYCAFGKVTEGMDVVEKIKAVKTGNHGFHQDVPVEPVIIESATVS
- the cysS gene encoding cysteine--tRNA ligase is translated as MLHLYNTRTREKARFEPLEQGKVGLYVCGITVYDLSHMGHARTYLSFDVLVRYLRHLGYQVNYVRNITDVDDKIIARAQENNESMDALTQRTIKMMHEDFAAINLVQPDIEPRVTEHMDEIISIITTLIDKGYAYQASSGDVLFDVSKYDEYGKLSKQNLEQLNAGARVDVAAGKDDPLDFVLWKSAKAGEPFWSSPWGDGRPGWHIECSAMNYKHLGAHFDIHGGGSDLTFPHHENEVAQSCCAYDTPYVNTWMHTGMVQVDNEKMSKSLGNFFTLRDVLQQHDAETLRFFLMSAHYRSQLSYSKDNITQARAALERLYTALRKVEADTSVDIAHGGYLSRFETAMNDDLNVPEAYSVLFDLARDLNKCDDTGEAARLAGVLKQLGGILGLLQNNPQSFLQGEDDDAAQIEALIKQRNDARAGKDWAAADKARDALTAMGVVLEDSAQGTTWRRQ
- a CDS encoding methyltransferase family protein, translated to MRHSLELKVPPAIVFAGALFAVWLLSRLSEPGFWWGLELAGRLLIGAGALVIVAATLQFRRHRTTLDPREPDKATALLTRGIFAFSRNPIYLAFGLIVLGFALAAESVAALIVAPSFMAYLQLFQIKPEEAYLRQKFGQRYLNYCQRTRRWLGRTLTDDAR
- a CDS encoding ion transporter — protein: MLRINRDKLRQSNETPWLMLDLLMLALLLVNLSWLIFDALYATLAMQRLLLEHLPGFYSAYMPIHKNFLLIDLVFIAIFFIEFCFRWSVSVAEKEHPRWYFFPFLHWYDIIGLIPLPATRLFRFLRIFSILHRLQKKQIISLNHTRVYRFFSFYYNVFMEELSDRIVIKVLGDMQKDIRQGAPLVDEISQQVLTPRQPVIARWLAGVMQHMGNTLAGQDKDSVIRQHVQQSVAKAVKNNPQMANLQFLPVVGKTIESTLEQTVTDIVTSSVVHLLADMDERRINQFIDSHIKGYTNHHDDLDQEVMQVIDECFELVKKHVATQRWKTQLTPEGGIPPYTDSQSPVTEATKRP
- a CDS encoding methyltransferase domain-containing protein encodes the protein MRSALRKKVPRYPTDWSEFTGGAAIKRAVATVSDELSQRIFGYHLVKLGNLSSQIELTRCAVNHQFGQTPGLSPFGSVVAEASELPYVENSIDGFLLANELDFAQDPHQILREVDRCMTPSGHIILSGFNPYSLTGLGRYLPIKRDNVLHEAGCYSAHRVKDWLGLLGYDIIEQRNILFSMLFFNQRKRLPTRWHHQLSRYLPWCSSVYVILARKRVWPMTTVRPRWKLNPRFSTVGAGLSASVSHSETPAQ